In Cloacibacterium caeni, a single window of DNA contains:
- a CDS encoding glycosyltransferase, whose translation MQKTISIVVAIFNRKDELFELLNSLIAQTDKDFEVIIVDDGSFVDLLPTVETFKEMLNIQYFKKANSGPGLSRNYGANRAKNDWLVFVDSDVIVEKDYIENIKKNLEKTDCAAFGGADKAHKGFNLLQKAISYSMTSVFTTGGIRGNKKAVTRFQPRSFNMGVNKEIFLKIGGFSEMRIGEDPDLSMTIWENGYQTAFFDDIGVYHKRRTDLGKFSKQVYQFGCARPILNQRHPDYVKPTFWFPTLFLLGYVAGILEYFLLQKGFVLACYGFYTLVIFLHALYLTKNIAIAAQAIITTYIQMFSYGYGFLESWVKLNVLNIKPEDAFPKHFHQK comes from the coding sequence ATGCAAAAAACCATTTCCATTGTAGTCGCAATTTTCAATAGAAAAGACGAATTATTCGAGCTTTTGAACTCTCTTATTGCTCAAACCGATAAAGATTTTGAAGTCATCATTGTAGATGATGGTTCGTTCGTAGATTTATTGCCTACTGTGGAAACTTTTAAGGAAATGTTGAACATTCAATATTTCAAAAAAGCGAATTCTGGACCTGGTTTATCCAGAAATTACGGAGCAAATCGCGCCAAAAATGATTGGTTGGTTTTCGTAGATTCAGACGTCATTGTAGAAAAAGATTACATAGAAAATATCAAAAAAAATCTTGAGAAAACAGATTGCGCCGCTTTTGGTGGTGCAGATAAAGCGCACAAAGGCTTCAATCTTTTACAAAAAGCCATCTCCTACTCCATGACTTCGGTTTTCACAACTGGTGGAATTAGAGGCAACAAAAAAGCAGTGACCAGATTTCAGCCAAGAAGCTTTAATATGGGCGTAAATAAAGAAATTTTCCTAAAAATTGGAGGTTTCTCTGAAATGCGAATCGGCGAAGATCCAGATTTATCGATGACGATTTGGGAAAACGGTTACCAAACTGCTTTTTTTGACGATATTGGCGTTTATCACAAACGCAGAACAGATTTAGGAAAATTCTCAAAACAAGTGTATCAATTTGGTTGTGCAAGACCAATTCTAAACCAGAGACATCCTGATTATGTAAAACCAACTTTCTGGTTTCCTACTTTGTTTTTATTAGGTTATGTTGCAGGAATTTTAGAATATTTCCTATTACAAAAAGGTTTTGTTTTGGCTTGTTACGGTTTTTATACTTTGGTGATTTTTCTTCATGCTTTGTATTTGACTAAAAATATTGCGATTGCTGCACAAGCAATCATTACCACTTACATTCAAATGTTTTCTTACGGTTACGGATTTTTAGAATCTTGGGTTAAGCTCAATGTATTGAATATAAAGCCAGAAGATGCTTTCCCGAAACATTTTCATCAAAAATGA
- a CDS encoding nucleotide exchange factor GrpE encodes MSENKELHEENLNKEGQENLQNEQNTTESVTEQPTAEELLAEEKDRYIRLYAEFENYKRRTLKEKMEFAQYANTEMMIAMLSILDDFERAIKEIAKSGNESDLKGVELIYQKFKNTLSDKGLKTVEVNAGDEFNVDFHEAITSIPAPSEELKGKIVDVVETGYQLHDRVIRFAKVVTGN; translated from the coding sequence ATGAGCGAAAACAAAGAACTACACGAAGAAAATTTAAATAAAGAAGGTCAAGAAAATCTACAAAACGAACAAAACACTACAGAAAGTGTGACAGAACAACCTACTGCAGAAGAACTTTTGGCAGAAGAAAAAGACCGTTACATTCGTTTGTATGCAGAGTTTGAAAATTATAAAAGAAGAACCTTGAAAGAAAAAATGGAGTTTGCACAATATGCAAATACCGAAATGATGATTGCTATGCTTTCTATCTTAGATGATTTTGAAAGAGCCATCAAAGAAATTGCAAAAAGCGGCAACGAATCAGACTTGAAAGGTGTAGAATTGATTTATCAAAAATTCAAAAATACATTATCAGACAAAGGTTTAAAAACAGTTGAAGTAAATGCTGGTGATGAATTTAACGTAGATTTCCATGAAGCGATTACCTCTATTCCTGCTCCTTCTGAGGAACTAAAAGGAAAAATTGTAGATGTAGTAGAAACTGGTTATCAGTTGCATGATAGAGTAATTAGATTTGCAAAAGTAGTTACAGGAAACTAA
- the proS gene encoding proline--tRNA ligase, whose product MAKLTTRSEDYSKWYNELVVKADLAENSGVRGSMVIKPYGYAIWEKIQAELDKKFKETGHQNAYFPLFVPKSLFEAEEKNAEGFAKECAVVTHYRLKTDPNNPHKLIVDPEAKLEEELIVRPTSEAIIWNTYKSWIQSYRDLPILINQWANVVRWEMRTRLFLRTSEFLWQEGHTAHATKDEAIEETEKMLEVYADVVENFMAIPVIKGFKTPTERFAGADETYCIEAMMQDGKALQAGTSHFLGQNFAKAFDVKFTNREGKQEFAWATSWGVSTRLMGALIMTHSDDFGLVLPPKLAPIQVVIVPIFKGEEQLAEISVVANDIFDKLKAKGISVKYDDRTEYKPGWKFAEYELKGVPLRIAMGARDLENKTVEIARRDNLTKEVRSLENIEDYIEELLVTVQNDIYKKAETYRNEHITKVDSYEEFKKVLEEKGGFIAAHWDGTSEEEEQIKEETKATIRCIPLDAEEEQGISLITGKPSNKRVLFAKAY is encoded by the coding sequence ATGGCAAAATTAACAACAAGGAGTGAAGATTATAGCAAATGGTATAACGAACTTGTAGTAAAAGCAGACCTTGCGGAAAACTCAGGTGTAAGAGGAAGCATGGTGATTAAACCCTACGGTTATGCAATTTGGGAAAAAATTCAAGCAGAACTAGACAAAAAATTCAAAGAAACTGGTCACCAAAACGCTTACTTCCCGCTCTTTGTCCCGAAAAGCTTATTCGAAGCTGAAGAAAAAAATGCAGAAGGATTTGCCAAAGAATGTGCTGTAGTAACTCACTACAGACTAAAAACTGACCCAAACAATCCGCATAAATTAATCGTAGACCCAGAAGCAAAATTAGAAGAAGAACTGATTGTTCGTCCTACTTCTGAAGCAATTATTTGGAACACCTATAAATCTTGGATTCAATCATATAGAGATTTACCAATTCTTATCAATCAATGGGCAAATGTTGTTCGTTGGGAAATGAGAACCAGACTTTTCCTAAGAACTTCTGAGTTTCTTTGGCAAGAAGGTCACACTGCACACGCAACTAAAGATGAAGCCATCGAGGAGACTGAAAAAATGCTAGAAGTCTATGCTGATGTAGTAGAAAATTTCATGGCGATTCCTGTAATCAAAGGTTTTAAAACACCAACTGAAAGATTTGCAGGTGCAGATGAAACCTATTGTATCGAAGCGATGATGCAAGACGGAAAAGCGCTTCAAGCTGGGACATCTCACTTCTTAGGACAAAATTTCGCTAAAGCTTTTGATGTAAAATTCACCAATAGAGAAGGAAAACAAGAATTTGCTTGGGCTACTTCTTGGGGCGTTTCTACCAGATTAATGGGTGCCTTGATTATGACACATTCAGATGATTTTGGTTTGGTACTTCCTCCAAAATTGGCTCCAATTCAGGTAGTAATTGTTCCTATTTTCAAAGGAGAAGAGCAACTAGCTGAAATTTCTGTGGTAGCTAATGACATTTTTGACAAATTAAAAGCAAAAGGAATTTCTGTAAAATATGACGATAGAACGGAATACAAACCAGGTTGGAAATTTGCAGAATATGAATTAAAAGGAGTTCCATTAAGAATTGCAATGGGCGCTAGAGATTTAGAAAATAAAACGGTAGAAATTGCAAGAAGAGATAACCTAACCAAAGAAGTTCGTTCGTTAGAAAATATCGAAGATTACATCGAAGAACTATTGGTTACCGTTCAAAATGACATCTACAAAAAAGCAGAAACGTATAGAAACGAACATATTACCAAAGTAGATTCTTACGAAGAATTCAAAAAAGTGTTAGAAGAAAAAGGAGGTTTCATTGCTGCACATTGGGACGGAACTTCTGAAGAAGAAGAGCAAATCAAAGAAGAGACCAAAGCTACCATCAGATGTATTCCTCTAGATGCAGAAGAAGAGCAAGGAATTTCTTTGATTACAGGAAAACCTTCTAACAAAAGAGTTCTTTTTGCAAAGGCTTATTAA
- a CDS encoding DUF937 domain-containing protein → MSLIDLIKPQLNQELISEAAIQLGESESNVSKALGSLFPAVLGVFAQHSKQDDVINALLEASSLDFSENLLEKAGNSPEIENIISKILGEKSEHILSHVSEYANINKSSAENLLKVATAATLQGIKKCAHENGLDDQGILSKLAENRYLIPALLPAGMSLEQLGLENLLEKNTETLVETSAPITHKTKEEVKILHQENSEKSSFWRWLLPLLVLGIVAWFLWNQLAQKEVLKTKTATENVTIIPEPIPADSLSDAQKKIDFKGNSLQVVSDGLEDRMITFLKAENYKNAKDDDALKSTWYEFDQVNFASGKSDQLTSGKEQIANLIKILKAYPEVKIKIGAYTDKSGTETENLALSQARADFIKNELTKAGLEKQIVNAEGYGSKFATLPATATDEERGIDRKIALRFAK, encoded by the coding sequence ATGTCACTCATTGACCTTATAAAACCTCAATTAAATCAAGAATTAATTTCCGAAGCTGCCATTCAGTTAGGAGAAAGCGAATCAAATGTTTCAAAAGCTTTAGGAAGTCTTTTTCCAGCGGTTTTAGGAGTTTTTGCCCAACATTCTAAACAAGATGATGTGATTAACGCACTTCTTGAAGCTTCATCTCTCGATTTCTCTGAAAATTTACTCGAAAAAGCAGGAAATAGTCCAGAAATAGAGAATATTATTTCTAAAATTTTAGGAGAAAAAAGTGAACACATCCTTTCTCATGTCTCTGAGTATGCTAACATCAATAAATCTTCGGCTGAAAACCTTTTAAAAGTTGCAACTGCTGCCACACTCCAAGGAATAAAAAAATGCGCACATGAAAACGGATTAGATGACCAAGGAATTCTTTCAAAATTAGCCGAAAACAGATACTTAATCCCCGCTTTATTACCTGCAGGAATGTCTTTAGAACAATTAGGTTTAGAAAATTTACTTGAAAAAAATACAGAAACTCTGGTTGAAACTTCTGCTCCAATTACTCATAAAACCAAAGAAGAAGTTAAAATCTTACATCAAGAAAACTCAGAAAAAAGTTCCTTCTGGAGATGGCTTCTTCCCTTACTCGTTCTTGGTATTGTTGCATGGTTTTTGTGGAACCAATTAGCTCAAAAAGAAGTTCTTAAAACTAAAACCGCAACAGAAAACGTTACTATAATTCCAGAACCTATTCCAGCTGATTCTTTATCAGATGCTCAGAAAAAAATTGATTTCAAAGGAAATTCTCTACAAGTGGTTTCTGATGGTTTAGAAGATAGAATGATTACATTTTTAAAAGCAGAAAATTATAAAAATGCTAAAGATGACGATGCGTTAAAATCTACTTGGTATGAATTTGACCAAGTGAACTTTGCATCTGGAAAATCAGACCAATTAACATCTGGAAAAGAACAAATTGCTAATCTTATTAAAATTTTAAAAGCGTATCCCGAAGTAAAAATTAAAATCGGTGCTTACACAGACAAATCTGGAACAGAAACTGAAAATTTAGCCCTTTCTCAAGCAAGAGCAGATTTTATAAAAAATGAATTGACTAAAGCTGGCTTAGAAAAACAAATTGTAAATGCAGAAGGTTACGGAAGTAAATTTGCAACTTTACCTGCTACTGCAACTGATGAAGAAAGAGGCATCGACAGAAAAATAGCATTAAGATTTGCCAAATAA
- a CDS encoding ZIP family metal transporter, with amino-acid sequence MIIILLILSVIIGVFLGKYFGKSQSFAKNLLILSAGFLITVCVSEVFPEVYEADDHNIGIWIIGGVLLQMILESLTKGFEHGHFHHHHEEKNILPIALMAGMFVHAFLEGIPLANITDVTSPYLLGIVFHNLPISFILGTFLLREKNNIFSWFIIALFALASPLGMVFGDYFNPNWQPYFLALVGGIFLHISSVIIFESNKNHKMDWQKLFLVIAGVGLALVNHLFHAHH; translated from the coding sequence ATGATTATTATTCTATTGATTTTAAGCGTTATCATTGGTGTTTTTCTGGGAAAATATTTCGGAAAGAGCCAATCATTTGCTAAAAATTTATTGATTCTAAGTGCTGGTTTTTTGATTACGGTTTGCGTAAGCGAAGTTTTTCCAGAAGTCTATGAAGCAGATGACCATAATATTGGAATTTGGATTATTGGTGGCGTTTTGCTGCAAATGATTTTAGAAAGTCTTACCAAAGGTTTTGAACATGGGCATTTTCATCATCACCACGAAGAAAAAAACATTTTGCCTATTGCTTTGATGGCAGGAATGTTTGTTCATGCGTTTTTAGAAGGAATTCCTCTTGCCAATATTACAGATGTAACTTCTCCTTATTTATTGGGAATTGTGTTCCATAATTTACCAATTTCATTTATTCTCGGAACATTTTTATTGAGAGAAAAAAACAATATTTTTTCTTGGTTTATCATTGCCTTATTTGCATTAGCATCACCATTAGGAATGGTTTTTGGTGATTATTTTAATCCAAATTGGCAACCTTATTTCTTGGCATTAGTTGGCGGAATTTTCTTACATATCTCATCAGTAATTATTTTCGAAAGCAATAAAAATCACAAAATGGATTGGCAAAAACTCTTTTTAGTGATTGCTGGAGTTGGACTAGCGTTAGTGAATCATTTGTTTCACGCTCATCATTAA
- a CDS encoding OmpP1/FadL family transporter encodes MFKKSLTILSIASAFYLQAQDVSIIRNSVDVYSANPLTGSAKFNAMAGSMGALGGDLSAINTNPASVGVFITGNISGTLAINNSKTTSSFSNAANSYKLNNADLGQLGGVAVFATSGNTPWKFINFGVNYTNQNLEEYIETPANSSYKFQDSNLVDTNGNPVTGTFTSLGHAYDRTGNLTNMNIAFGGNYDNKFYVGGSLNFKGATIEQYDSSRLSLDVDNNNSYVLNKQGTPYTEDSNGFSVSAGIIGKINNNIRLGASIESPTWWTQYRTYSEVNEDNLGYFFDYYDEDRKFTSPMKATLSGALVMNKNFALNVDYSLGLTKPKYKDPGPLPNGEESAEHQLNDFFNSYYKNLSELRVGGEYRYNNFRLRGGYGISNSPFENIYGKNNFIGKRETLGVGFGFDFKSFYIDAAYNKITTNSTNVYGDGNYYSLANNGDVEFFTNNPNTFTSKLEDVKNNVTLTLGWKF; translated from the coding sequence ATGTTTAAAAAATCTTTAACAATATTAAGTATTGCATCTGCATTTTATCTTCAAGCGCAAGATGTTTCGATTATCAGAAATTCTGTAGATGTTTATTCTGCCAATCCATTAACTGGCTCTGCTAAATTTAATGCAATGGCAGGTTCTATGGGAGCTTTAGGAGGAGATCTTTCTGCAATCAATACCAATCCTGCAAGTGTGGGAGTTTTCATCACAGGAAATATCAGTGGAACTTTAGCGATTAATAATTCTAAAACCACATCTTCTTTTTCTAATGCTGCAAACTCATATAAATTAAACAATGCAGACTTAGGTCAATTAGGTGGAGTTGCCGTTTTTGCAACAAGTGGAAACACACCTTGGAAATTTATAAATTTTGGAGTGAATTATACCAATCAAAATTTAGAAGAATACATAGAAACGCCAGCCAATTCTAGCTATAAATTTCAAGATAGCAATTTGGTAGATACCAATGGAAATCCTGTTACAGGAACTTTTACTTCTCTAGGTCATGCTTATGACAGAACGGGAAATCTTACCAACATGAACATCGCTTTTGGTGGGAATTATGATAATAAATTCTATGTGGGAGGTTCCCTTAATTTCAAAGGAGCTACGATTGAGCAATATGATTCTTCTAGACTCTCACTAGATGTAGACAATAATAACAGCTACGTTTTAAATAAACAAGGAACGCCTTATACTGAAGATTCTAATGGATTCTCGGTTTCTGCGGGTATTATTGGAAAAATTAATAATAATATACGATTAGGAGCATCTATTGAATCGCCAACTTGGTGGACTCAATACAGAACTTACAGCGAAGTAAACGAAGATAATTTAGGGTATTTCTTTGATTATTATGATGAAGACAGAAAATTCACTTCTCCTATGAAAGCGACTTTGAGTGGAGCTTTAGTAATGAATAAGAATTTCGCACTAAATGTAGACTATTCATTAGGTTTAACCAAGCCGAAATACAAAGATCCCGGACCTTTACCAAATGGTGAAGAGTCTGCTGAACATCAACTGAATGATTTTTTTAATTCATATTACAAAAACTTATCAGAACTTAGAGTAGGAGGTGAATACCGTTATAACAACTTCAGATTAAGAGGTGGTTACGGAATTTCTAATTCACCATTCGAGAATATATATGGTAAAAATAATTTTATTGGAAAAAGAGAAACTTTAGGGGTAGGATTCGGATTTGATTTTAAATCATTCTATATTGATGCAGCTTATAATAAGATTACCACCAATTCTACCAATGTTTACGGAGATGGTAATTATTACAGTTTAGCGAATAACGGAGATGTAGAATTCTTTACGAATAATCCTAATACTTTTACTTCTAAATTAGAAGATGTTAAGAACAATGTAACGCTTACATTAGGCTGGAAATTCTAA
- a CDS encoding class I SAM-dependent DNA methyltransferase: protein MSWFKEWFNTPYYHILYKDRDFVEAENFIRNLTQDLQISKDSKIIDLACGKGRHSVFLQQLGYEVLGVDLSEESIEHNKQFETSADESPKLAFKVHDMRNELYPNVSSEKVNAVFNLFTSFGYFDDDEDDRKVFSSVKNVLQNDGIFVLDFLNEKFVKNTLVDETTVTKDGIDFLIKKRTEENHVIKDIFFEDKGESFHYFEKVKLHTLEEIKNIAESFGFEAVKIWGNYQLEDFERETSPRCIFQFRVKN from the coding sequence ATGAGTTGGTTCAAAGAATGGTTTAACACACCTTATTATCATATTCTCTACAAAGACAGAGATTTTGTAGAAGCAGAAAATTTCATTAGAAATCTTACCCAAGATTTACAAATTTCTAAAGATTCCAAAATCATTGATTTAGCTTGTGGCAAAGGCAGACATTCTGTTTTTTTGCAACAATTAGGCTATGAAGTTTTAGGAGTAGATTTATCCGAGGAAAGCATAGAACACAATAAACAGTTTGAAACTTCGGCTGATGAAAGTCCAAAATTGGCGTTTAAAGTTCACGACATGAGAAATGAACTTTATCCCAATGTTTCTTCTGAAAAAGTAAATGCAGTTTTCAATTTATTCACCAGTTTTGGGTATTTTGATGATGATGAAGATGACAGAAAAGTATTTTCTTCGGTGAAAAATGTTTTACAGAACGATGGAATTTTCGTTTTGGATTTTCTCAATGAAAAATTTGTAAAAAATACTTTGGTTGATGAAACTACTGTTACCAAAGACGGAATAGATTTTCTCATCAAAAAAAGAACAGAAGAAAACCATGTCATCAAAGATATTTTCTTTGAAGATAAAGGAGAGTCCTTTCATTATTTCGAAAAAGTAAAACTTCATACTTTAGAAGAAATAAAAAACATCGCCGAAAGTTTCGGTTTTGAAGCGGTAAAAATCTGGGGAAATTATCAGTTAGAAGATTTTGAAAGAGAAACTTCACCGAGATGTATTTTCCAGTTCAGAGTTAAAAATTAA
- the folP gene encoding dihydropteroate synthase, whose translation MGILNLTPDSFSDGGKFNNEKSALLHAEKLLKDGADFIDIGAQSTRPNAEFLSAKEEILRIGKMISLMKKEFSEALISIDTFYAEVVKFGYNEGMDVVNDISGGYFDENLLPTVAETGLPYILMHSNTSYSTMHEKIHYDDITMSVNYYFSEKINQLQKLGIHDIILDPGFGFGKTVEDQYKMIEELEHLGFGRFPLLIGISRKSFIYKPLNKKPLEIGEETQILHRKVLEKGAKILRVHDVAETRKTIEEMR comes from the coding sequence ATGGGAATTCTTAATCTTACTCCAGATTCTTTTTCGGATGGTGGAAAGTTTAACAATGAAAAATCAGCACTTCTTCATGCTGAAAAATTACTTAAAGATGGAGCTGATTTTATAGATATTGGAGCGCAATCTACTCGTCCGAATGCTGAATTTCTTTCGGCAAAAGAAGAAATTTTGAGAATTGGAAAAATGATTTCTTTAATGAAAAAAGAATTTTCAGAGGCTTTGATTTCTATTGATACTTTTTATGCGGAAGTGGTAAAATTTGGTTATAATGAAGGAATGGATGTGGTGAATGATATTTCGGGAGGCTATTTTGATGAAAATTTATTGCCAACAGTTGCCGAAACTGGACTGCCGTATATTTTAATGCACAGTAATACTTCGTATTCTACCATGCACGAAAAAATTCATTACGATGATATTACCATGAGTGTGAATTATTATTTTTCAGAAAAAATAAATCAATTGCAAAAATTGGGAATTCATGATATTATTTTAGACCCGGGTTTTGGTTTTGGAAAAACGGTGGAAGATCAGTATAAAATGATTGAAGAATTAGAGCATTTAGGTTTTGGAAGATTTCCACTTTTGATAGGGATTTCCAGAAAATCTTTCATTTATAAACCTCTGAATAAAAAACCGCTTGAAATTGGAGAAGAAACCCAAATACTACACCGAAAAGTTTTAGAAAAAGGTGCAAAAATTTTGAGAGTTCATGATGTAGCTGAAACAAGAAAAACAATTGAAGAAATGAGATAA
- a CDS encoding adenosine deaminase, protein MDIISYIKKVPKAELHLHIEGTFEPELMFEIAQRNQVKIPYNSVEEVKKAYQFNCLQDFLDIYYAGASVLLYEQDFYDLTMAYFKHCAEENVVHTEIMFDPQTHTKRGVSFETVISGIKRAQDDAEKNFGITSYLIMSYLRHLSEEDAFETLEQSLPYKHLIKAVGLDSSEKGNPPSKFQKVFAASVKEGYKIVAHAGEEGPAEYVWEALDLLKIDRIDHGNNSLTDEKLVNYLVENKMALTVCPLSNTALRVVDDLKQHPIKKMLDLGIKATVNSDDPAYFGGYITKNYTEIIEALDLSLEDVKTLVSNSFEYSFLDEETKKKYLQLVHEN, encoded by the coding sequence ATGGATATTATCTCTTATATCAAAAAAGTTCCGAAAGCAGAATTGCATTTGCATATTGAAGGAACTTTTGAACCTGAATTGATGTTTGAAATCGCTCAAAGAAATCAGGTTAAAATTCCCTACAACAGTGTGGAAGAAGTAAAAAAAGCGTATCAATTTAACTGTCTTCAAGATTTTCTAGACATTTATTATGCAGGAGCAAGTGTTTTGCTCTACGAACAAGATTTCTATGATTTGACCATGGCTTATTTCAAGCATTGTGCAGAAGAAAACGTAGTACACACCGAAATTATGTTTGATCCTCAAACCCATACCAAAAGAGGGGTTTCTTTTGAAACGGTAATTTCTGGAATTAAGAGAGCTCAAGATGATGCAGAGAAAAATTTCGGGATTACTTCTTATTTGATAATGAGCTATTTAAGACATTTATCAGAAGAAGATGCTTTCGAAACTTTAGAGCAATCATTGCCTTATAAACATTTGATTAAAGCAGTAGGTTTAGATTCTTCGGAGAAAGGAAATCCACCTTCTAAATTCCAAAAAGTTTTTGCCGCATCAGTGAAAGAAGGTTATAAAATTGTAGCTCACGCTGGTGAAGAAGGTCCCGCTGAATATGTTTGGGAAGCGCTAGATTTATTAAAAATCGACAGAATAGACCACGGAAATAATAGTTTAACTGATGAAAAATTGGTTAATTATTTAGTGGAAAACAAAATGGCTTTAACGGTTTGTCCACTTTCTAACACTGCTCTTCGAGTGGTAGATGATTTGAAACAGCATCCGATTAAAAAAATGCTTGATTTAGGAATAAAAGCAACCGTAAATTCTGATGATCCGGCTTATTTTGGCGGCTATATTACTAAAAATTATACCGAAATTATTGAAGCCCTCGATTTATCTTTAGAAGATGTAAAAACATTGGTGAGCAATTCATTTGAGTATTCATTCTTAGACGAAGAAACTAAAAAGAAATACTTGCAATTGGTTCATGAGAATTAA
- a CDS encoding Nramp family divalent metal transporter, whose protein sequence is MKKPWRRNNDQNSLSESFASIHIPTDGSFWKKLFAFAGPGLMVAVGYMDPGNWATDIAGGSQFGYTLLSVILLSNIFAIILQHLSLKLGIAAERDLAQACRDHFSPTVNFILWVLCEIAIIACDLAEVIGSAIALNLLFGIPLPVGILITGIDVLLILMLQSKGYRWLESFVAGLIFVIFACFLYEILVSQPEIMPILSNLLPKKDIIFNPSMLYIAIGILGATVMPHNLYLHSSLVQTRAYPRTSEGKKMAIKFATIDSTVSLLFAFFINAAILIVSAATFHYSGYKDVADIHDAYKLLSPILGTSLASILFAVALLASGQNSTLTGTLAGQIVMEGFLNLKLKPWLRRLITRLLAIVPAFIIAIIYGEKGTTDLLVLSQVILSMQLSFAVIPLVMFTSDKLKMGEFVNKPALKTLAWIISIIIVVLNLYLLYQTFTGK, encoded by the coding sequence ATGAAAAAACCCTGGAGAAGAAATAATGACCAAAACTCCTTATCAGAATCTTTTGCTTCTATTCACATTCCTACTGATGGCAGTTTCTGGAAGAAACTTTTTGCATTTGCCGGTCCTGGTTTAATGGTAGCTGTAGGTTATATGGACCCAGGAAATTGGGCAACTGATATTGCAGGAGGTTCACAATTTGGTTATACTTTATTATCCGTAATTCTTTTATCCAATATTTTTGCAATTATCCTTCAACATTTATCTTTAAAACTGGGAATTGCAGCCGAAAGAGACTTAGCACAAGCTTGCAGAGACCATTTTTCGCCAACGGTAAATTTTATTTTATGGGTTTTATGCGAAATTGCCATTATTGCTTGTGATTTAGCAGAAGTTATCGGTTCCGCAATTGCTTTGAATTTACTTTTCGGAATTCCGCTTCCTGTTGGGATTTTAATTACAGGAATTGATGTTTTGCTTATTTTGATGCTTCAATCCAAAGGTTATAGATGGCTCGAAAGTTTTGTTGCAGGACTTATTTTCGTCATTTTTGCTTGCTTCTTATACGAAATCTTAGTAAGTCAACCAGAAATAATGCCTATTTTAAGCAACCTACTTCCGAAGAAAGATATTATTTTTAATCCTTCAATGTTGTATATCGCAATTGGAATTTTAGGCGCGACAGTTATGCCTCATAATTTATATTTACATAGCAGTTTAGTACAAACCAGAGCTTATCCTAGAACTTCTGAAGGAAAAAAAATGGCGATAAAATTCGCAACCATAGACAGTACTGTTTCGTTGCTTTTCGCCTTTTTTATCAATGCAGCCATTTTAATTGTTTCGGCGGCCACTTTCCATTATTCTGGTTACAAAGATGTAGCAGATATTCATGATGCATACAAATTACTTTCTCCTATTTTGGGAACCAGTTTAGCCAGTATTTTATTTGCAGTAGCCTTATTAGCTTCCGGACAAAACTCTACACTTACAGGAACTTTAGCAGGACAAATCGTGATGGAAGGATTCCTAAATCTTAAATTAAAACCTTGGCTCAGAAGATTAATTACCAGACTTTTAGCAATCGTTCCAGCGTTTATTATTGCCATTATTTATGGTGAAAAAGGAACTACTGATTTATTGGTTTTAAGTCAAGTCATTTTATCAATGCAACTCAGCTTTGCGGTAATTCCTTTAGTCATGTTTACAAGTGATAAACTAAAAATGGGAGAATTTGTGAATAAACCAGCTTTGAAAACTCTTGCTTGGATTATTTCCATCATCATCGTGGTTCTAAATCTTTACTTATTGTATCAAACATTCACAGGAAAATAA